A window of Castanea sativa cultivar Marrone di Chiusa Pesio chromosome 8, ASM4071231v1 genomic DNA:
AGAGTCCGAGTCAGAGTCAGGACAGGAGAGCCACAGCTACGCTCACGCTACGCTACGAttcacaactctctctctctgatcctCACTCACTCTTCTATTTTCATCTCCACGCTCTTTCAACTTCCtgcttccttccttccttccttcctagGGTTTCGCCCACCAGCTCAGCTCAGCTCCCATGGCCGAGGTCATGAACATGCCGGTCGAGTCCCTCGACCGTCGCCGTGACCGCAAGGAGAAATCCGCCGAAAAGCCACCCCACCAGCAATCCTCGCCTCCTCCAGCACCAGCACCAGCACCAGCACCAGCACCAGCACCAGCTCCTCCGAGACGACGCGAGCGAGAGCGAGAGCGCCGAGCCGATTTCTACGAGCGGAACAGGTCCCCTCCGCCCCCACCGAGGGACTACAAGAGGCGGAGCAGCATGAGCCCGCCACCTCCACCGCCTTATAGGGATCGAAGGCACTCTCCCCCTCGACGCTCTCCGCCGCCTCCCTATAAGCGGTCAAGGAGGGACGATGATGGCAGGAGAGGAAGCCCTAGAGGAGGAGGACCCGGCGATAgaaggtctctctctctcacaaattcaataattcaattcaattcaatcccAATTTCATAGATTTATTACCATATTATGAATCTGTTACTGAAAATGGCGAAAATTTGTATGCAAATGCATATAATGGAAGAGCATTTATAGGAGATAAACTTTGGACATAGTCTTCCTAAACTTCTTTATTGGAGAGAATATGGACCAGTAAGTTTATGGCGAGAGCCTTGTAACTTAACTGGCACCTTCTGGTGTTTCCAATGGAGACGTCGAATCCCCCTCCTCCCTCATTGTAGCTATcgattttatcaaaatagagCATGTTAGTTATAAGGAAATTGTAGATTGAATGGAAACATAGATGGAAAAAAGATCTCAACTGCTCTACTCAATTTCCTTCTATTCCACCTGTCATGCCTTGAAAgtgattgttatttaattaCCCTATGCTTATGTTTATGGATTGGATTTTcctatatatgtatgtatgtacttTTAgtatcatttttgtttggtacaaatatgattcttaatttttttggtttgggcTCAATTTGCTTAACTACTATCATTTCATTGACCTTTGGCACAGGTTGGGTTACGATTATGCTGGTGGATATGAACGAGAGATGGGAGGTAGGCATGGGTATGCTGATGAAAGGCCTCATGGCCGGTACATGGGTCGTTCATCTGGTGGCTTTCAGAGTGGTCCTTCCAGTGGTAAATGCtcaacttttttcttaattatacattttttttttttcattagttatgTTCTTTTAAAAACATGATAGAAGTTGGATGTTACTTTGTGTACTCCTTGTGTATTGAACCGCTTTTGTGCttttttaattaagttattttttatcttaaaaaaaaaacttttaaaaaattcatataaaaaaatgataaaagggTGTAGCACTAGTAGATGGGAGATTTTATATTTGTGTGCACTTGTATATATATGTAGTTTTTGAATACCGTGAATGTTTACGGTCGAATTCAACCATTGAATTGCAAAATCGTCAGCCATAGATTGAAAGGAACAACTTGCATATGAGACTCCAATATGAAGTAAGCATTAAGTTGCTGCATGCTAGATAGGAGATTTAGTTCCAAAAACCCTTTAATGATACTTTTGTagattgtttgattttgaaggcttcttatatatttcataGAAAATTTAACCATCCAAAACAACATGGTGTCAAAGAAGCATGAAGTTGCATGTTTTCTAGGCACCTTATATAGAAGGAATCTCCATAATGGAAAAATTATGATAATAGCGTAACAAAGAGATACAGACTATTTTCAAAAAGATCAATAGTAAGCTACAGTAAAGTTGGAGTAGCTGAAGCCAGGACTTTGAAGACCAGAACTTGGAGTAGCTTCTCTTTTCCTTGAAACACTATTGTTTGTTTCTAGTCATATCAGCCACATAAAGCATAGTTGCACTGATGTATCCAAGTCTTTGGTGGTGTTGGCATAGTTTTATGCAGACAGTGTAGCAACAGTCTTATTTAGGTGATGCTTGTTATTGCATGGCTACAATTTCTTCTTGCTGTCATGTTTTTTGTTTACTTAGAGCCTATTGTCTTCTATTCTCTTTGCAGATTGGGATTCAGGCCGTGGTGGATATAGTGATGCTTCCAATATAGGGACTGCTCAAAGGTTTGCATTTGATCATGTTGTGTACTTCACTACTTCAATTTTGGTTGAGGTTTTATTTATCTTCATGACATCATTCCTGTTTTGTTTGGATGATCTATGCCTTAATGCTAATGTCTTTATTACTTTATTGTCATAAAAGAGTCTAAATATCTATCTGGTTATTTTAGGGGAGTCCATATGGAAAGTGACAATACCAATGATTGGAAAGACAGAAAAAGTAATTAGTTCCAAAGATAATCCACTTGGTCATCTGCATTTGATTGAGCAGCATCTTTTTCTAATACTGATGctgtttttataataattttcagtttgGTGACCTAGAGCTTTTCACATTTGGGGCCTATCTGCAACATTTGTTGGGACAGGTCACAGGAGTTGATAGGTTATGAAGGTTATGTAAGTAGAAATATAGgattaataattttgtaatttgagTCATTAGTTTAAGATTAATGGTAATCATGCAGAGAATGGTGGAATTGTAATTTTTACTGCTACTATTGCATAGGGCTTTGTCTAGGAATAATTATTGggtattttattgttttagtttGTCTACTGTTTCTAGAAGTTAATAGGAGAGAAGATTTTCCAATGAGGTTTTCATTTAATATCTTTGATGCATGTAGATTATAATGGAGTGAAAGTGTAAAGACCAGAGCATTCTCCATGCTTGAAATCATCACTGTTGACATGGATCTGTATCATGTGGATAACAATATTAGTTTCATTATTattgttgctctctctctaaatttttttcttaacctCTAGAATGgacttcaatttctttttaggttttgagtttgagttgtACTGGAACACTCAAAACAGTGTGGTAGTAGGAAATCATGTATAGCTGAAGGTTTAAACCATCTAAGCTATTGTTTCTGTATACTTAATCTATTTTCcttattactttttataattGTGTTAATGGATGTGGCAATGTAGCCCAAATTTTTTCAGAGGAAAAAGTGATTAGATGGATATGAAACAAAGCTTTACATGTCGTACATTGTGTTAGAGTTTTGAAAATCATTGTAATTTAAGTGAAGTTGGAATGTTTATAAATGCTTGTTACTCAAGAGTGGATAGAGTTCGAGTTGAGGGTATAGCATAGTGGTATCAATGGGGAAAATTAGAGAAATTTGGTTTGAACTTATATAAGGTGGAGTTGTAAAGTTCTACTTGACAAGCAAAAGGCTAGAAGAGATATGACTGATGTAGGAAAAGAAgtcatgatatatatatatatatatatatatatatatatatatatatatatatatacagccATGAAATTAGTGTGGTTTCAAGAATGGTGTAACCAAccaaatcaattaattaaacaCTTCCTTGAGTTGTCTTCTAGTTGCAAGTGCACATTAATTGATTTATCCAAAATCCAGGGTTTTTCTATTTCCTTTAATTTGAAATGTCCATTGCAgcattttcattaattaaaatccGGGTTTAATATGGACACTGAAATCTAATACCTTTGCCAAAGTTTGTTCACTCTGGTTTTGGGCTCGTAAAACAGCGATTAGGAGTTGTTGACACATTAACGCTTAGATTAGTATAATTTTCTATGGATATTTATGATTGCTAGGTTGACTATCAAAGTTTTAACTATAGTTTGTACAtaattttctgttttctttttgttgcttGTTCATATTCTCTTTACCTACTTCATTTCTTTAATGGAGTAGTTTTCCATTAATGCAATTATTCTTACctatccaatatatatatatatagtgaagcttttgaaaatcaataacaTCTTCATATTGGAGCTATAATTGTCTTTACCCAGCAACGtgacataataaataaatgttttcaGAGAGGGCTTGATGTCATATAAGCAATTCATTCAGGAGCTTGAGGATGATGTACTACCTGCTGAAGCTGAGCGCAGGTACATAATGGGGAGTATCCTAATTACTTTAGAGTTCAATCTTGAGCCCATCTTGTGTCATTCTAAAATAAGTGAGTGATCTTGGTGTTTCATGCAGATATCAAGAATACAAGTCTGAGTATATATCAACTCAGAAACGAGCTTTTTTTGATGCTCATAAAGACGAGGAATGGTATATCTTATCTGCCGCGTTCTTAATTGCTTTCTTTTTACTTACATcattctaattgaactttctttCCTATGTAGGTTGAAGGACAAATATCACCCGACAAATCTAATTGCTGTCATAGAAAGGTATATGATGAAAGAATGTGATTCATACAGTTGTAATCTAGATGAAGAAATTTTGTGGGCCTGAAAATTTACAATCTTTGTTTCTAGTTTAACTAATGTTAACTGCATGttctcttgctttttttttcctccccgAAGGTactgatttatttttattggtgttTCCTTTTAGGAGGAATGAACTTGCAAGAAAGGTTGCGAAGGATTTTTTACTTGATTTACAAAGTGGAACGTTGGACTTGTAAGATTGGCCACATCTTTTTGGCATATTTTAATCTTGCCATCAAATATTATTATCTATAATAGCAGACAAGTAATTTACATTTTATCATGCAGAGGCCCTGGTGTCAATGCTTCATCATCAAATAAATCAGGACAGAATAGTGATCCAAATTCTGAGGATGAAGTAGACGTAGGTGGCAAAAGAAGACGGCATGGTCGGGGGCCAGCTAAAGAAACTGATCTTTCAGCAGCTCCTAAGGCTCACCTCATCAGTTCTGATCCCAGACGAATCCATTTTGACATTGAACAAGCACAGGCACTTGTACGTAAACTTGATTCTGAAAAAGGGATcgaggaaaatattttatgtggCTCTGATAATGACATAACAAATAGAGAGAAGTCTCATGGTGGCTCCACTGGTCCAGTAATTATTATACGGGGCTTAACCTCTGTCAAGGGCCTGGAGGGCGTTGAGCTACTAGATACACTTATTACTTATTTATGGCGAATCCATGGATTAGATTATTATGGAATGATTGAGACAAGTGAAGCTAAGGGTCTCCGGCATGTGAGAGTGGAGGGGAAGGCCTCTGTTACAAATACTGATGGGGCTGAGTGGGAAAATAAACTTGACTCACGTTGGCAGGAGAGGCTGAGGGGTCAAGACCCTTTGGAAGTGATGACTGCTAAGGAAAAGATAGACACTGCTGCTGTTGAATTTTTAGATCCTTATGTCCGTAAGATTAGGGACGAGAAGTATGGCTGGAAGTATGGTTGTGGAGCCAAGGGTTGCACAAAGCTATTTCATGCTTCTGAGTTTGTGCACAAGCATCTTAAACTGAAACACCCTGAACTTTTAATGGAGTTGACCTCCAAAGTGCGTGAAGAGCTGTATTTCCAAAATTACATGAAGTATGTACTTTTAGCatcttgctttttctttatgTGTTGATTTCAAGATGCAGTGACAAATACTTTACATCATTCACAGTGATGCTGATTCACCCGGTGGAACACCAATTATGCAGCAACCTGTACAGGTATGGCTTATCAGTGTTCTGTGGATTGTCTTGGCTTACATAGTACCTTAACATGTCTATTTATAAAACTCCCATTAATTATGGTAtatcttttagaaatttttttttttcccctgatgAGTAAATAAAATTCCCATTAAAAACTTGACTGGCTGGGATTGATAATTCCCCTAGTGGGTGGTTTGGCGGGTTAGTCACCcatattggtttttttatttggtctCCACTGTGGAAGGGAAGATTTTAACTACTGACAATCTAAGGAAAAGGGAAATTATAATCCCAGATTGGTGTGGTATGTGGAAGTCCAATGGGGAGGCTATAGACCactttttttgcattttgatgTATCTAGAGAATTATGGGTCATCATCTCCTGGTCTAGATTCAGACCTGTTAGTGATAATGGACAGTTTGTATCTTGGTTAAAATTTTCTTGCTTATTGTGTCCATGGTATACTTCCTACGTACTTGGGCTTTGGTGCCTGTTTTTTTTGTACATCAATTAATATCTTTTCTTgtggataaaaaaaatcatattaattatGTCTGAGATCTGACCGTCGAGGTTGAGATCTGGCAGTGGCAACCCTGGAGATCGAGATCTCCCTCACATTTCTTCGACTTCGTCTCCCTCTCCTTCCAACTTGCCAACTGAGAATCCAATGGATACAACTGCCAAACCTGTTGATTTGCTTGGTTGATAACCCGGGATGATTGGTTGGTAGTGGTTCGTTTCCTTCCCAACCTGATGTGATCGGGTTGAGTGGCAGGTTGAGGGTAAGCCTGAGCCTGCCCGATCCATGGGCAGCACTAGTGGTAAACATATAACTTGATATTAGTTTGTTATTACTTGTTACTAGACCCATTCTTTTAACCACTAAGATTCAATTTCATGTTCCCTCTCCATGGTCAGTCTCTGGTTTGTGactaaattttatgaatttaaaattattcataaaatttagTTGTATTAAGGATAGGATTAACTTTACACCCTGGGTCTGAGCTCATTAAGTTTTGCAATATGTAAGGCCTACTTATTTTAAATGTCAAATTTAGGTAACCAATACCAAAAATTATGTCTTTTGATTTTTAGATCTCTGTTTTCATCTGCTCCAACTTACTACTATCTGGTTTGGAAGTAATTGTTGGTTGCCTTCTAATTTTGATACCAAAATAAGTTTCTTTagaattttagatttttgttttcatctGCTCCAACTTACTACAATCTGGTTTGGAAGTAATTGTTAGTTGCTCTCtaattttgaatctttgattaTGTAGAGAAGCTTCCATGAAAAGATATGTAACCGCATCCCCCCTCTTGTTACTGGTGATCCCACTGTTTGTTCCAATGTCACCATCAATGTTGTTGATGGTGTTTTTGGTTATTATTACCAACTTTTCCCTAACGAGCatcttgttttcttgtttgggaTGCCTCAGAATAAATGTCTACTTTAAAATAGTCAACTTTTTTGTCAACATGTTCCTGTATTTCTCTTACCTATTAAGAAACAAGCAACCAAGGCACTTGTTAAAGTGATGCTTACCTTTGGACATTTTGATAAGGTcattctatttgtttttttctaaaCATCTGCGATTTCAAAGCAGGACAGAGTAGTAGTATCATTGTCTCATGTCTCATTgttaaaaagagagaattttctCTGCAGAAGGACAAGCCAATTAGGCGTAGGCTAGGTTCTGATAATCGATTGAAAGATGAGCGTGGCAGCCGTAGAGAACGTGATAATCGAGCTAATGGTGGTGAAAAATATGATAGGTCTGAAAATCTGCATCCAAGTGATTACCTCTCCAACAAAGATGGTCCAGATGGAggaaatcttgatgaaccaatGTACGACACTTTTGGTGGACAAGGAATGCACGGTGCCCCTCCATTCCCCTCAGATATAGCTCCTCCGCCGGTATTGATGCCTGTTCCTGGTGCTGGGTATGTTAATAGTGCTTGTGGCAATATTGTGTAAATCAAGATTGAAATtggtatttattattattatttttcatttcaatgaGAGCTTGTATATTGTTGTGACTGCAGTCCATTAGGACCTTTTGttcctgctccgcctgaagtTGCAATGCGGATGTTGCGAGAGCAGGGTGGTCCTCCCCCTTTTGAAGGTGGAGGTAGAGTTGGGCGGCCAGGGCCGCAGTTAACTGGGCCAGCCCCAATTCTTGCTTTTTCTCCAGGTTTTAGACAGGATCCTCGACGTCTACGCAGGTAATTTTTAATCAAAGATTTTGCCTAACGTCCAACTTCATGGTGTTCTTTATCTtctttcagttttgttttgtatttagtCGATTCACAAACTTCAAGACCTTTTTTGTACATGTGCATGCATGCTTTGTGTGGGGTGTCATTCCATTAGGGTGAAAAAATACAATACGAGAGTGACTTTGGAGAGCTACAACTATGGAGGtgcatataatttttctttattataaatcaaAGGGGGAAAATTCACTGGTTTTGGTAGGAATACAAAAACCATGATCTGAAAGTAAGGCATAATTTGGAAAAGGTTATGGATGAAGCAAGTACTTGTAATGTCAATCACATAAGCCGAGCATAGGCATGTTTACTAAATGCTGAGGTATGCAATCAGTGTAACCTGCTAGGCTTGTTTGGGATTGTGtgctattatttatatttttttccaaatttaggTTGTTGAAGCTGATGGTGGTTTAAAATACCCAGGTTaagacttattttttattattattttttataggtttTATAATGGGAAGAATTATTGCAAAATCTTTAGGATACTAGTTGAGTGTACATGGGATGGGATTTAAGGGATAGAGAACCTTAATTATTGGTAGATACTTTGAAAATGGAGATATCTGTTAATATGAGAGCACATTGTTGTAAACCTCAAGGGGTGGCATAATCGGTTAAAGGCACAACTCATGGAGTGGAGGTCACTAATTGAAATCTCCTCTTCCCTCTGCCCTTAAGGCTATAAGTTCTGTAAAAGAGCAAGGGTGCATTGTTGAAACATGTTTGTGAGGCAAGATTTGTGAGGCAATATTCTGTAAAATGTGTGTAACAAGAGCAAGGACAAGAGAGTGGGAGATATGAGAGGATTTAACTTGAGATGGTGCACTAATTAGGGCTGTTCATTGGATGGTGTGGTTGGCTTTTGGATTTTTCAGGGATATTTGCACCACTCTTTccttgttggattttcaaaaatgGGATTCAAGCCACACCGGTGGAAGGGGGAAGCTAAGCTTTATTGGGGCGGTTTTTTGGTTTGACACAGTTGGTTTTGCTGGTCCCATTCATAAACACATCAACCACAAGAGGCACCCCAGCAAATCGATTGAACACAAGCAACAAAGAAGTCGCTGTGAGATGGGAAGTTTGTCAGCAAAGGAGCCCAATTGGAGGGGTGGAGAAGGGGAGAACTGAGAGGGCTATTGAGGTCATTTGTGATGGCAAATGTTTCTTCATCGTTGTTGGAGGGAGAAGAAGTCATTTAGATCTGTGAAAATAATACACATTGTAGATCAACAATTGGTGGAGAATTGAAGGTTATGATATGGGTAGTGAGAATGTGAGGTGTTTGGTCTTTTGTGGGTGATATCAAGAAGGGAGAAAATTGGtttttggagggggggggggggggagggggataGGACATTTTGGTTTAATGTAGTTTTTAAAACAcctttttgtgattggttaacATCAGTTTGTGGGCACAGGTCACTGTGCACCGCTGCTGAGCACATTGGCTGCGGCTTGAAGCGGTTGGTATGGCTTGGCAATGTTGGTGCAGGTCAGTAAAATCAGTGGCCTGTACACCCCTAACTATAATTGTCTTGTCATTTTAAATGAAGACCAAAATGTGAGAAGGAACAGTGGTGAGTGGTATACATTTAAAGAAGCTAAAGGACAAGAATGgttatttgttttattaaatcAAAGAGGAGATCATAATGGTATTCTTCAAAGTCAATCACGTAATTCGAACTATAGGCCAGACATCCTATTTTGCCATTGTTCTTTTTTAAACGTGTGCTTATGTATATAAATGGATAAACTATGATACGAGGTTTTGGCCTGTTGAAGCTGTTGATATCGATGACTTTACATAAATAGGTTAGATTACTCACTGATCAAGCCTattcatataaatttaaaaacgaTAAAGGtagacttttattttttcctccaaCTTGGTTTGAACTAGTGaagtcaatttatatatatatatgtacacacacacacacacactagagTTTGAGTAGTAGATAATAATGCacatattagtaaaaaaaaagcatctATGCTTTCCAATAAAAAAACGTAGTCACATAATTCATTTTCTTATCTCTTTTATAAGAGCCATTGATGATtacattacaaaataaatcaaagtgttggttgaatattttgaattattagaAGATTAAACCAATATaggtgaaaatgtgtgtaaacACATATCTCTTGAACATACTTACACATATATGATGTGTGTGTGGATATTCATTCACACACACATGTTGattcaaagaaaatttattgagtgatatatatatatatatatatatatatatatatatataaagatgtTATTGAGTGATGTAACATTTACAAAGAgttgtgtgtgcgtgtgtacGCATACATATATCTCATGAACACAGGTGCacttattatatatgtttatacagacacatgcacacacacacacacgaacATCAACGCATCTCTATTGATCTTTTGATGATGCTCAAAATTGTTTTGCCACTGCCATCAAATTGCCATTTTGAAACAAGTTCTTGTttgtgtatttaaaattttgtgatatGAATGGTGATACAATTTCTCTGGCTGATATTTGACATTGCTGTTTCTGGTGCTTTCTTTTAGAGCTAAAGAAATTTCCCTGTGTGTGTCCTTCTGCCTTCCTGATAATATAAAGAGGATATACTGATTGCATTTAATTTTGTGCAGTTACCAAGACCTAGATGCACCAGAGGATGAGGTCACTGTGATAGACTATAGAAGCTTGTAGTTATCCATGCTTGCAGGATGGTAGAGCGATGCGACATgcaattttcttcttatttggTCCAAGGTGAACTACTGTTGTCTCACCATAATTTGATTGCAGATGATATGCTGAAATCTGTTAGGATATGACTTGATTGCTTTCTGGTTGCTATCTGCTTTTCATTTTGCTGATGGTGATCCTTTGCATGTGATGTAGCCACAAGATGTGTTGGTGACCTGAACTTGTGATGTATTCTTTCTCCCACTAGCTTTATTTTGGAAGGAGACGTCTCTTTAAATTTGGGGTGGGAATATTCAAAAGTTAACAAAATGCATTGTAAATTTGACTCAATATTAAATTTGGAAATGGTTTCCGGTTGTTTCCCTTAATTTTACTGAAGTTTGTGTGGTTTGGATCCAGTTATGAATaaggtattatgaaaattgGTTTTCTGAAAATGAACCATCCTTGTGCAGATTGTGCACTGGAAAATCCTTGTACATGGACTTCCTTAACAATCTAGACTTTTGGAGGGGTTTGGAtggaaattgtaattttaatatAGTAGTGTACCGACTGTCagtttgttgaaattaaatgtgagaaaattgcACTTTTTTAAAGTCCCATTTCGAAGATTGATTTCATTGAAAAGTAAAATTACATCTTGGGCCAGCAATTTTTACTGTtgtagggttttgttttttaaaagaaacatTGGCCTTAATTTTCTCTcaagtgtgcgtttggatgGCACGGCGCTGAAATTATGTGtgcgttttgcatttttttgagGTCCCACAGTACTGTTTATGCGATCACCAAACTTAGCAAAACACAGATTTTTAGGTAAATTTGGGTCTTACAGCATTAttcttacttttaaaaattattttgctacagtgtttttaacaataagtttttagttttctgcAAATAAgaggtatccaaacagaccataaatTCCATCGCTTGAACCTTTTGTCTATCTTCCACCCCTCCACATAGAACTTCCAACCCATTTGCATTTCCGATCACAGCCATCCGAAATATAACCAATTGGCAATCCAACCATTGCAATTCTCTTTAGAAATACACAAATTTAGCTGCATGCAAGTGAAATAGCATCTTGACAATATCTTTTCATTCATCGGTCGTATCACCGTTAGGTGATGAAACCACTGCAATTCTCTTGGGAAATACAACCATTCAGCCGCAAGTCTGAGCATAAATTAGAAGTTGTGTTGGAAGGAAACCGAATGTGTATGAAAACGAGTTAGAAAAGCTTCAATACTTAGAATTGGTGGTGAAGGAGACTCTAAAAGGTTCCACCCTCTATCTGCCCTTTACCCTTTTACTTCCTCATGAGACAATGTTGCTTTGTAAGATAGCTGGTTATGatattaacacaaaattaagaATCTTGATTAATGCTTGAGCTATTGGGATAAACCTAAACACTGGAAGAATCTGAATGAGTTTTATCATGAGAGGTTTGAGGACAATGCCATTGATTTTAAGGGTCACAATTTTGAACTCATACCATTTGGGTCCGGTAGGATCTAGAATGTGTCTTGGCATGATAATGAGATTCACTGCTGTCATGGTTACATTGCAAACCTTTTGTACTGTTTTGATTGGGAAGTGCCAAATGGGATTAAGAGGGAAGATATCAACTTGGTAGAGGGATTTGGCCTTACTATTCACAAGATGTCACCTCTTTACCTTGTGCCTGtattatatatgaaattgaaaagttttAGGAACAATGAGGTTCCAGGTTTGAGATTAAATCTATTATCTTTTTCGGCATTCAAAATTGGGTctgttttttttgttattgttctAAATAGGTATTTATGTATTCTTCCAACAAAGGCCATAAGGAAATCTGACACCCCTTAAGCAAAATTAGAACAACTCCAAGTCTTCTTAGTAGACTCATCTTGAACACTCACTTGGTTCACAGCAGAGTTCTTTCCATGGAACCTGAAACCAGGAGGGAAGCCATGAATCTTGTAGCATGTCTCCACTGTATGGCCCATTTTACTACTATGGCTACATATTGATTTCTCCTTTCCCTTGGTGAAAGCTTTGGTAGCCAAAGCTGTTGATTCAACATGAATGGGTGCATGATGACCTACATTTCTCTGTGCTTCTTCTTGAATCAATAGTGAATAAACCTTATTGATCTATGGAATTGGCTCCATCAACAAGATTTGCCCCCTGATTTGAGCAAAAGACTCATTAAGACCCATGAGAAATTGCATCATTGAATCTTGGAGTTGAAGATTAGTGAGCTTCTGAGTCAAATTGCAGGTACATTTCTCACAAGAACAAGTTGGAAAAGGACAATAATTCTGCAATTGATCCCAATATGCTTTCAATTGAGTGAAATAGACTGGATTGAGGATTCACCTTATGAGATCGCAGCAAAGTCCTTCTGCAATTGAAAGACTCTAGgactttttttgagaaaaccttTCTCTAAGATCATTCTAAATCTTCACGGCTGTATTCCTGTAGATTATGCCTGATACAATCTATGGAGAAACTGCATTCAAGATCCAAGAAGCCACCATATTATCACAACGAATCCATGAATGGATTATAGATCGTGTTTTCACCTTTAGAGAGTGAATCTATAAAGCTAATTTCTAACCGATTCTCTAAATTGGTTGTACGGGCATGATATGGAGGCTTAGCCCATCAGTTTCTATATACCGAGAACCCCAAGCCAAATAATAGGATGTAGGCCACATCAGTCCATAAATCTACGACATGTCGAGGACGGGATTGTTTGGCAACGGTAGTGC
This region includes:
- the LOC142607526 gene encoding serrate RNA effector molecule, translated to MAEVMNMPVESLDRRRDRKEKSAEKPPHQQSSPPPAPAPAPAPAPAPAPPRRRERERERRADFYERNRSPPPPPRDYKRRSSMSPPPPPPYRDRRHSPPRRSPPPPYKRSRRDDDGRRGSPRGGGPGDRRLGYDYAGGYEREMGGRHGYADERPHGRYMGRSSGGFQSGPSSDWDSGRGGYSDASNIGTAQREGLMSYKQFIQELEDDVLPAEAERRYQEYKSEYISTQKRAFFDAHKDEEWLKDKYHPTNLIAVIERRNELARKVAKDFLLDLQSGTLDLGPGVNASSSNKSGQNSDPNSEDEVDVGGKRRRHGRGPAKETDLSAAPKAHLISSDPRRIHFDIEQAQALVRKLDSEKGIEENILCGSDNDITNREKSHGGSTGPVIIIRGLTSVKGLEGVELLDTLITYLWRIHGLDYYGMIETSEAKGLRHVRVEGKASVTNTDGAEWENKLDSRWQERLRGQDPLEVMTAKEKIDTAAVEFLDPYVRKIRDEKYGWKYGCGAKGCTKLFHASEFVHKHLKLKHPELLMELTSKVREELYFQNYMNDADSPGGTPIMQQPVQKDKPIRRRLGSDNRLKDERGSRRERDNRANGGEKYDRSENLHPSDYLSNKDGPDGGNLDEPMYDTFGGQGMHGAPPFPSDIAPPPVLMPVPGAGPLGPFVPAPPEVAMRMLREQGGPPPFEGGGRVGRPGPQLTGPAPILAFSPGFRQDPRRLRSYQDLDAPEDEVTVIDYRSL